One Pyrococcus furiosus DSM 3638 genomic window, GGGCATGGATTTATGATGGCTCCAGCGGTAGCTGAGATGGTTGCTGATTTAATCACAAAAGGTAAGACAGAACTTCCAGTAGAGTGGTACGATCCTCACAGATTTGAAAGGGGAGAATTAAGAACTGTTGCTCTTCAAATGGGTTGAAATCTTCTTTCTTTTAGTTTTTAGCTTCTTTTTTGATAGCAGGCTCATGAAAGATCATTAGTTATATTATCCTAGGAGTGATGCTGTGGAATAATTTCAATGTCAAAAAATTTTTAAGTATGTGTGTAATTTTTTGAGAGTGGGTGATAATGTGTCAGTACTGAATATAGCGATTAAAGAATTCGAGATAAGCATTAGAACAAAAAGATTCTACGTTATTTTAGGAATATTTTTAGTAATTGCAGTGGTATTCATAAGTCAGCTGAACTCAATAATGAACACACTTGGCTTTGAGTTCAAGACTCCATTTCAGCAACTCTTCCTCACGTCATTTTCCACTGCTTACGTTTATGGTGTAACGTTACTTTCCCTTCTCTTGGCTTCAACAGCTATAAATTCTGAGATAAAACAAGGCACAATTAAAGTTCTTGGAGCTAAGCCTATTTATAGGGACACGATAATCTTTGGAAAACTTCTGGGAGGGGCTATAACTATTGCTGTAACCGTGGGACTCTTTTATGTCTTTATGATAGGAATTGCGCTCGTATTTGGTGCTGGAGTAACTGGATATGATATCAGCAGGCTTCTCGCAATTTATCCAATTACAATACTCTATGGAGTGGCACTTTACGCATTAGGTATTCTTCTATCGGTAATAATGAGAAATCCAACTAATAGTCTGCTTGCTGGGATATTTGTTTTCATAATATTTGTCTTTGTAATCCCGATAGTTGCCTCAATAGTGGCCTTTGCTACAGCAGGAACGCCACCAAGCTTAATCGTTGAATACGAGAACAATACGCCTGTTTTTACTCAAAACAGAGAGTTTCAGGAGTGGATAAACAGGTATTATTCAACTTATTCTAAAATCATCATTTTATCTCTTCCTACGGATTTTGGGGAAATATGTAGCCTTATATATGGTTCAAAGGCTGGAGAGGACATCTTAGGAAGTTTGACATTTTTAGGGGGAAGTGAAGAAAGTGTTAGCATAGTTGAGGATAGAAGCATTATCGAGGGAATAATTCTAGGCCTCCCCGACTTAATTCCGATAATAGTTACATTGTTTACCCTAGTTCCCACCACCTGTGAAGTTGTATAATCTGTCCAGATTCACGGCCAGAATCGCCCCTAAAATCCTGACAGCTAACCCCCTCAAACTAACACTCCTGCTCGGCCTCAGAAGAAACTCAGAAAACTTCGAAAACAAAGTCTCAATCCTCCTGCGAAAGTCAGACAAGTACTTGTAAAACTTCTTCTCCTCCAGATTACTAATCTGATTCCCCCGCTTTACTGGCGTGTAAACAACGCCAAACCTCAGAAATTCCTCCTCGAGCCCCCTGCTAACATACCCCTTATCCAAAAACAGAAAACAGCCAGAAAACTCCTCAACAATCACCCAGAACTTTTCCCGGACAACACTCACATCATGCTTATTCGCCGGATCAACAGACAGTAAAGCCAGCAAATTTCCATCAGAGTAACAGGTCAGCTTGTACCCATAGTAAAACTTTTTTTAGAGGGAACAAACCCAACTGCGGGCTTTTCAGAGATGACTTCTGAAGAACCCTCCTTATCCTTCCTGTTTTTTCTGGCCAACTCCTTGGTCTGAATGGGCTTTGAGTCCAGTATTCTAACGTATTCTCTGGCGTGTTTTTTGAATAATTCTTCCTGCGCTAGGAGCAGGAGTTTTTCGTGCCTGTTCAAGCGTTCTGTTAGTTTGTTGTACCTGATTTTGGGGAACAGCTTCATTTCTTCGATTAGGACTCTGTAAGCGTGCTTGTAAACTCCGTTAAAGTGCAAGTGTGCTAGTATTGCGAAGGTTATCAGGTCGTAGAGGCTGATTACTTCCCTGCGAGTGTTTTTCGGGTAGTGTTTGCTGATTATCGGATAGATTTCGGATTTTATGATCAGGATTTTCCTTTGAAAGCTCAATACAACCACCAATCAACCAAAAGACTTAAGTGCTTATAACTCTAACGATCTAATGGGAACTAGGGTATTGTTTATTTCCCTATTCCTAAGCTACCTAAAGTTCATTAAGCTAGATCTGAGGTGATAGAAATGTACGTTATTGAGATTGAAAATTTAACAAAAAGTTATGGAAAGTTTAAGGCAGTAGATAGTCTTACCTTGAACGTGAAAGAGGGAATTGCCTTTGGATTTTTAGGTCCAAATGGAGCTGGCAAAACTACGACAATACTTAGCATGCTTGGGCTGATAGTTCCAAATAGCGGTTCCATAAAAATTTTTGGATATGATATATTTAAAGAACCCATAAAGGCCAAAGAGCGGCTTGGTTTTTTGCCTGAGAATGCAACGCTTTATGAAGAACTAACAGCATGGAGAAACCTCGAATTTTTTGCCAATTTTTACAAGATGTCTAGGCAAGAAAAAGAAAAGAGAATAGAGGAACTCTTAAAACTTGTCGGTCTGTGGGATGTGAGATTTAGAAGGGTTAAGACATTTTCCAAAGGAATGAAGCAGAGGCTCCTCTTAGCTCAGGCATTGATTAATGATCCAGATCTATTGATACTTGATGAACCTACGAGCGGCTTGGATCCTGAAGGAGCATATCTTGTAAAGAGTATAATAAGGGAACAGAAAAAAGCTGGGAAGACTATATTCTTCTCTTCACATGTGTTAAGCGAGGTTGAGGAGCTTGCAGATGAAGTGGGCATAATTGTAAAGGGAAAACTAAGAACTGTTGGAACCCTTGAAGAAATTAAAAAGCAGTTTATGGAGCTTGAAGGATATGAGATTAAGGTGGAAACTAAACAACCTATACCAGAGATCGTTCACCCAGAAATTATTAGGATTGAAAAATTGTCCGAAAACAAGGCAATAATATTTGCAAAATCCGACATTAGAGAAGATATTAGTGAGGAACTACAGAAGAGAAATATCACAATTTTAAGCCTTGAAGTAGAGGAGCCAAGTTTGGAGGACGTGTTCTTAAGAACAATTTATAAGAGGGGGGACGAAGAATGAAAAGGTTTTTTGCTTTTGCCATGGTGTTGCTTTTCCTACTCTCTGCACTTCCAGTATTTGGGGCACAAGAATACGTCAAGAAGGTTAGTGTTTTCTCTGGACATCTTAAAGAAGATCAGAAACTGCAGATTAATGAGTACCTAATTAGAATCGAGTTTGGGATTGACGGCAGTCCTTATGTAATTATTGAAGCCAACAACTCAATAAAAGAGATATTGAAAGCTGACTTTGGTGCAGAAGTTGAAACAGGAAATCTAATTGTCTCTTGTGGGAGTTATGATGCAGAAAAAGGATTATTTATTGTAGTTCTATGGAAAGCCATAGGAGAAGAATACAAGGTGGAAAAAGGTAGCTTTGTTAAAAACTTTGAGGTACTGGAAGTAAACTCTACAGAAATTACAATTGAGCGCGGTACATCAGTATTTTACATAAAAGCTAACGAGTCAGTTAAGGTAGACAAGTATATATTAGAGTTCACTGGAAAAAGCCTAGTGATTTATGAACTACCTCAAGTTACTGTTAAAGGGGAAAAAACATTCGAAATTAGTGTTTCTTTTCCCTACAAGGAAGTTGTCGCTAAACCAGGAGACGTTCTAAAGTTTTCCAATAGTTATTGAAAATAGAGGAGATAACTCCACCGTAATCTCCTTAGAATTCTTAAGAATTCCCAAAGATTGGAGTGCAGAATTTCTTTATCAGGGAATTGCAGTAAGGAGCATTGAAATTCCAAAAAAGTCTGCTGTAACCTTAACACTGAATGTTCAAATTCCAGAGGAGTACAGTGGAAGAGAAATAATTGAGTTCAAGGTTAATTCAGAAGTTCACAGAGTAGTTATCGATGTAAAAGGAGAAACTAGAAAAGGAAAAGTCGAGGTTATTACTTCAATAATTTCCCAGGATGCAGAGGCTGGAGAGGAGATTAAATTCCCCCTTGTAATACAAAGTACGATCGAAGCCAATGTGAGTGTAGAGATAGGGGTCCCTGAAGGGTGGGATGCCCATAGCCTATATATGGGAAGCAGAGTTAGCATGATTCACCTAAGTGAAGAAGACTCGAAGACCCTTGAAATAAGTTTGGATGTTCCAAGAGGAGCCGATCTTGGGAGGTATGAAATTCCTGTAACGTTATCAATTAGCGGAAATGAATACTCAGAAACAAAAGTTGTAACGTTCTTTGTCAACATCTATAAGACATACAAGGGGGAAAATGCCACACTTAACATCCTAATCATAGATGAAGAAGGTAATCCAGTTCCCAAAGCAAAAGTCATTGTTGGGGATAAGGAGATGGGAACGGATTCAAGTGGAAAGGCAGAAATCTCGATTAAACCTGGGGAATATGAAATTTATGTGGAAAAAGAGGGGTATGAAAAAGCTTCGAAAAAAGTAGAAGTTGAAGATGGAGAAGTTAAGGACGTTAAGATAATCCTTTCGAGGAAACCTTACTATTTTGCAGTAGACACAGAATCTGACGTATATTCGATTCTTCTGGGAACTCCAAATCCTCCATTCCTGATAACAATTGAGAATCTTGGTAAAAATAGCGATGAGTACAGACTCTCAGTAAGGGGCCTTCCAGAAAATTGGAATGCAATGTTTACTCTAAGTCCAGATAGTAATCTTGAGGTGAACAAAGTTGAAGTAGACCCAGGACAATCAAAGAATGTCTACTTAAGCGTCTATCCTTCTTTGAATGCACTTCCAGGAGACTATAACTTGACTATTATAGTGGAGAGCATTAGCAGTGGAACAAAAGAGGAAATACCAATTACTGTTCACTTAATTGGCACTTATGAAATGTACGTCAACTTAATGAATTATCGCCTTAGCATAACTGCTGGAGAAGAGAAAACCACCGAAATAGAGGTCGTTAATTATGGAAACGCACCTGTAACCAATGTTAAGATAGAAGTTTCAGCGCCTCAAGGATGGAAAGTTGAAGTTGATCCAGATTCAGCGCCGATGGTGGCTCCAAAGGATCGCTTTACTTCAACTTTAAAAGTAAAGGTTCCAGAAGGAACACCTGCTGGAGAATACAGGGTTACCATTAAGGTCACCTCCGACCAACAGGAATGGCAAGACACTCTTAGAGTCGTTGTAAGGCAAAGATCAACCTCAGCTTACATTGGCCTAGCACTCTTGATAGTCGCATTCCTTGTAGTAATTATCATGATAAGAAGGGTTGGGAGGAGATAATCTATGGAGGCTGAACTTAACATAGCATTAAAGGAACTTTATACAGCAGTTAAAACGAAGAGATTCATAATCTTGCTCTCCGTTTATTTAATTTTTCTTGGCCTTGCAATTTATTTTTCAAAAGAATGGGTTGGGGAAGAGGTTGGTGTAGTTCATCAGAGCATTATGGGGGCTAGCGGATGGGTCTACATGACACCAATTTCCCAAATATTTATGACAAACTCCAATCTTTGGGTATTTTTTGGTGGCCTCCTGGGAATACTCTTGGGTGCAGATTCAATAAACAGAGAGATTAAGGAGGGAACAATTAAGGTTCTCCTTGGTCATCCAGTTTATAGGGATCAGGTAATAAATGGCAAGTTTTTGGGAAACGCCATAGCTCTCCTGATTGTAATATTTGTCGGGTTTATATTTACCCTAGCACTATCTCTAATCTTTGGAATTCCCGTAGAAGGATTTTCAGTTGCAAGGCTTTTCGTGCTTTCGGTGTTTATACTAACTTATACACTTGTCTTTTTGAGCTTTGGAATTATGATCTCAACACTAATAAAGAGTCCAGAGACTGCCCTTCTGATTTCAGTTGGTCTCGTGATATTCTTTGTTATAATATATCCAATAGTAGCAGGTAATATCGCAGAGTCCATAGTGGGAGATCCTCCCGAGTGTCATCCTATAATGGTAACGAGGACTGTGGAAATTAATGGGCAACAAGTTGTAACAACAGAAACAACAACTGAGCACTGCTATGATTTGTATAGGGAGTGGCAAGAAAAAAAGGATGCATGGGAAAGGAGAATTAGCTATCTGAATCCCGTGATGCATTTTGCTCAGCTAATGTTGTATACATTTGCTGGTGAGGAGGGCTACTATGAGTACCTTCCTTTGGTCGACAGCCTTAGCTATGGGATAAACAACTTGGCAATACTAATAATTGAACTTCTGTTTCCTTTTTCGATAGCGTACGTTAGATTTCTTACTCGGGATCTCAGATGAGCTTTTTCTCCTTTAGAACTTTTTCCATTCTATTCATTGCTTCTTCTAACTTTTCATATGCCGTTGCATAGCTTATTCTTATGTATCCTTCCCCAGCTCTTCCAAAGGCGCTTCCTGGGACAACAGCCACCTTTGCCTCCATCAGCATTAGTTCGCTGA contains:
- a CDS encoding ABC transporter permease is translated as MGDNVSVLNIAIKEFEISIRTKRFYVILGIFLVIAVVFISQLNSIMNTLGFEFKTPFQQLFLTSFSTAYVYGVTLLSLLLASTAINSEIKQGTIKVLGAKPIYRDTIIFGKLLGGAITIAVTVGLFYVFMIGIALVFGAGVTGYDISRLLAIYPITILYGVALYALGILLSVIMRNPTNSLLAGIFVFIIFVFVIPIVASIVAFATAGTPPSLIVEYENNTPVFTQNREFQEWINRYYSTYSKIIILSLPTDFGEICSLIYGSKAGEDILGSLTFLGGSEESVSIVEDRSIIEGIILGLPDLIPIIVTLFTLVPTTCEVV
- a CDS encoding NEW3 domain-containing protein, which encodes MSVEIGVPEGWDAHSLYMGSRVSMIHLSEEDSKTLEISLDVPRGADLGRYEIPVTLSISGNEYSETKVVTFFVNIYKTYKGENATLNILIIDEEGNPVPKAKVIVGDKEMGTDSSGKAEISIKPGEYEIYVEKEGYEKASKKVEVEDGEVKDVKIILSRKPYYFAVDTESDVYSILLGTPNPPFLITIENLGKNSDEYRLSVRGLPENWNAMFTLSPDSNLEVNKVEVDPGQSKNVYLSVYPSLNALPGDYNLTIIVESISSGTKEEIPITVHLIGTYEMYVNLMNYRLSITAGEEKTTEIEVVNYGNAPVTNVKIEVSAPQGWKVEVDPDSAPMVAPKDRFTSTLKVKVPEGTPAGEYRVTIKVTSDQQEWQDTLRVVVRQRSTSAYIGLALLIVAFLVVIIMIRRVGRR
- a CDS encoding ABC transporter permease, which produces MEAELNIALKELYTAVKTKRFIILLSVYLIFLGLAIYFSKEWVGEEVGVVHQSIMGASGWVYMTPISQIFMTNSNLWVFFGGLLGILLGADSINREIKEGTIKVLLGHPVYRDQVINGKFLGNAIALLIVIFVGFIFTLALSLIFGIPVEGFSVARLFVLSVFILTYTLVFLSFGIMISTLIKSPETALLISVGLVIFFVIIYPIVAGNIAESIVGDPPECHPIMVTRTVEINGQQVVTTETTTEHCYDLYREWQEKKDAWERRISYLNPVMHFAQLMLYTFAGEEGYYEYLPLVDSLSYGINNLAILIIELLFPFSIAYVRFLTRDLR
- a CDS encoding IS982 family transposase (programmed frameshift); amino-acid sequence: MVVLSFQRKILIIKSEIYPIISKHYPKNTRREVISLYDLITFAILAHLHFNGVYKHAYRVLIEEMKLFPKIRYNKLTERLNRHEKLLLLAQEELFKKHAREYVRILDSKPIQTKELARKNRKDKEGSSEVISEKPAVGFVPSKKFYYGYKLTCYSDGNLLALLSVDPANKHDVSVVREKFWVIVEEFSGCFLFLDKGYVSRGLEEEFLRFGVVYTPVKRGNQISNLEEKKFYKYLSDFRRRIETLFSKFSEFLLRPSRSVSLRGLAVRILGAILAVNLDRLYNFTGGGN
- a CDS encoding ABC transporter ATP-binding protein — its product is MYVIEIENLTKSYGKFKAVDSLTLNVKEGIAFGFLGPNGAGKTTTILSMLGLIVPNSGSIKIFGYDIFKEPIKAKERLGFLPENATLYEELTAWRNLEFFANFYKMSRQEKEKRIEELLKLVGLWDVRFRRVKTFSKGMKQRLLLAQALINDPDLLILDEPTSGLDPEGAYLVKSIIREQKKAGKTIFFSSHVLSEVEELADEVGIIVKGKLRTVGTLEEIKKQFMELEGYEIKVETKQPIPEIVHPEIIRIEKLSENKAIIFAKSDIREDISEELQKRNITILSLEVEEPSLEDVFLRTIYKRGDEE